The Stieleria maiorica genome includes the window AGCCTGAAGCTAGCATCTTGGCCTGCACAATTCCAGTTTTTTGAGCCCAAATCCGATGACCGATTCGTAGAATGGTTTTGTCGCCAATTTACTCAAGATGGATTTCGGTCTGTTTGCTGCACCCATCACGATCACATCCAATGCAGAAAGCCCATGATCGCCGTTGAGGGCGTTGAGAAGGAATCAATCCGCAGTCACTATCAACTCGGAACGCTGTTTTATCGGCTGTTGTGGGGGCCCCACATTCACCACGGTCTCTGGGATGGGGCTCATTCAGCTGACAAACTGTCCGCCTATCAGGCCCAGTGTCAATTGACCGACACGCTGGCCGATCTGGCCGACGTGACGTCGGCGGATCGGGTGGTGGATATCGGCTGCGGGATGGGCGGATCGGCGATCCGACTGGCCAAGTTACGAGGCTGTGACGTGACCGGCGTCACACTCAGTCCGGTCCAGCGACATTGGGCGGCGCTTTCGTCTCGCGTCAAACGACTCGCCGGCCGCACGCGATTCTTGGCCGGCGACGCGGAAGATGTCATTTTTCAACCCGACAGTTTTGACGTCGTGTGGTCGGTCGAATGCACCGAACACCTGTTCGACAAACCACAATTCATCGGCCGCGCAGCAAATTGGTTGCGGCCCGGTGGACGCATCGCAATCTGCGTCTGGTTTGAAGGCGAAGACACGTCGCGGTCGGGGCATCGACGACAATGCGAAGAGGTGTGCGAGCGGTTCGTCTGTCCGTCCCTGGCGACCCGCGCCGACTATGCCGACTGGATGATGGATAGCGGGTTACGGATACGACACAACGTGGATTGGACCGATCGCGTGACACGGACGTGGGAAATTTGTAAACGACGTGTCCGGCGGACCGGGGTTCGTCATTTGGCGCGCGTGCTGGACCGCGAGCAAGTGAATTTTATTGATGGCTTCGATGCATTGTTGAGGGCCTATCGAAGCGGTGCGATGCAATACGGTGCGATCGTCGCGGAAAAACCGGGCGCGGCCGACAGGCCCTGTACAACGGCCCCCCGGGATGATCGCGAATCGATTGCGTGAAATGGGACGGCCGATCAATCTGGAACGGATCGAATGAGGGACAGGAGTGATGATCATTGACGGCCTGGGCACGGCGACGCCGACTCACGGAATCTCCCAGAGTTCGGCTGCCAGAATCGCGCAGACACTGTGCTGCGACAATCCGAAACAATCGCAGTTGCTGTCGATCTTGTATCAACGGTCGGGGGTGAATTATCGCCACAGCGTTGCCTTGGAGTCGTCGGAACCGCGGTCCGTATCCGACCGGTCGCATCGCGTGGCCGTCCAGGCGGCGGGCGGTCGTGTTCCGGCAGCGGCCGACGTGGCGGTGGAGACGCAACCGGTGCGGCAAACGTTTTTCCCACCCGCATCGAGCCCCGAGGATTGTGGTCCGACGACCGCACAGCGAATGGAGCTCTACGAGCGTCACGCAGGACGATTGGGGGCGCAGTCGGTCGCGAAAGCACTCGATCAGTCCTCCTGCAACGCCGGGGACATCGATCACCTGATCACGATTTCTTGCACCGGTTTCTACGCGCCCGGGTTGGACGTCTCCATCATCAACCGATGCGGGCTTTCCCCATCGGTCGGCCGCACCCATATCGGATTCATGGGATGCCACGGGGCCTTGAACGGACTGCGGGTGGCCCAGTCGCTGTCGCAATCGAATCCCCGACTGCGGGTCCTGTTGTGTGCCGTCGAGCTCTGCACGTTGCATCAACAATACGGCTGGCACCCGGAACGTGTCGTTTCCAACGCGTTGTTCGCCGATGGTGCCGCGGCGTTGGTTGCCCGCACGTCATCCTCACCGCCTTCCGGCCCGAAGGTGATCGCGAGCGGATCCACGATCTTGCCCGACAGCGAAGATCTGATGCGTTGGCGGATCGGAGACCACGGTTTCGAAATGACGCTTTCGCCGCGCGTGCCGACGGTGATCCGCCAATCATTGCAACCTTGGTTGCGGGATTGGCTTGCGAAGCATCATCTGGCGATCGAAGACATCCGCGGCTGGGCGATTCATCCCGGCGGCCCCAAAATCTTGCAGGCCTGTGGCGACGCGTTGCAGTTTCAACGCGATGAACTGTCCATTTCGCGAAGTATCTTGGCCGAGTACGGCAACATGTCCTCCCCGACGGTGCTGTTTATCCTGCAGCGGTTGCTGCAAGAACCCGACCGCTTGCCGTGCGTGTTGCTCGGATTCGGCCCCGGGCTTTCGATCGAAGCGGCGTTAATCGGTTAGCGGTTGCCGAACTCATCGCGCCCGCCACGGCGGCCCAGTGGTGATGTTCTCGCAGAGATTCCGGCTTGGTATCATGATGCTCCGTTTCCAACTGCCGTAGAATCGTTTGTGAAGACTATTGAAGGGGCCGAACTGATGGACCGATTGACTGTGGTCGTGATCGTTTGGGTCGTGATCGTTTGGGTCGTTGTCGCCATTGCGATGGATAACGTGGTCCCTGCTCAGGGGCCGCAAATTGCTCCACAAGCGAAACAGATTGATGTCGAAGTGGAACGTCCGCTCGTTAATCAACACACATCAAATCCGTCGACGTCACCACCGCGGTATCGAATCAACACCGGAACCAGCGGTGACCTCCGGCGGTTGCTGCGATACCGGAACGAACCCGTGCCGCTGGTCAGTGCTCATCGCGGCGGCGCCGGGGCAGGATTACCAGAGAATTGCATCGCTACATTCGAAGCGACGCTGAACCACGGTTATGCCATGCTGGAAATCGATCCGCGATTGTCCCGTGACGGCGTTGTGGTCTTGCATCACGACAAGACGCTTGATCGCACCACCACGGGCAGCGGGCCGCTTTCCGATCTGACGCTCGCGCAACTAAAGCAGTTGCGGCTAAAAGACCGCGAAGGCAAGGTGACGGACCATCACATCCCGACGCTGGCGGAGGCATTCGACTGGGCGAAGGGGAAGGCCATCCTGGTCCTCGATGCGAAAGACCTGTCGGTCGCTCAGCGCGTCAAAATGATCGAACAACACCAGGCCGAAGGTTTTTCGATGATCATCGTCGGCAGCGTGAAGCAGGCCAGGGAGTGCTACGAATTGAATCCCAACATCATGATGGAAGTCATGGTCCCCGACCGTCAACGATTGCATGAATTCGAAGCCGCTGAAATCCCTTGGGACAACGTCGTTGCATTCGTCGGGCACGATCCCACCAAAGATCGTGGGTTGATCGAAATGCTTCACACCCGCGGCGTCTTGACGATGGCGGGCACCTCGCGCAACCTCGATCGCGAACTCGTCAGCGCTGGCCGGGTGGATACCATCCGAGCACGGTATGAAGCGTTGCTCGAGCGTGGGATTGATCTAATAGAAACCGACTTGCCGCGACAGGTCTGGCCGATGCTTTTCAGCGAAACAGCAGTCCCGGAATCAGCCGACTCCCTTCGCCCGGTCGGACGAGAGTGAAAGGGATCAGTCAGCGAGTTTCGCTTCCTTGACATCGATCACGACCGATCCGGACCAATCTTCTCTTGCCAGTCCGCGCTGACTCGGCACGCAGGTTCCCGCGCGTCTTGTCTTCGATACAGTCATCCACCGAAGGACGGGAATACCGCCGGCCAACGATTCGGTCGATGCTGGCCGGCTTTTCGCGTTTCAGCCTGGAACCTTTCGGGTACGAAGCAAGATGAACATCAACGGGTAAACAAT containing:
- a CDS encoding methyltransferase domain-containing protein → MIAVEGVEKESIRSHYQLGTLFYRLLWGPHIHHGLWDGAHSADKLSAYQAQCQLTDTLADLADVTSADRVVDIGCGMGGSAIRLAKLRGCDVTGVTLSPVQRHWAALSSRVKRLAGRTRFLAGDAEDVIFQPDSFDVVWSVECTEHLFDKPQFIGRAANWLRPGGRIAICVWFEGEDTSRSGHRRQCEEVCERFVCPSLATRADYADWMMDSGLRIRHNVDWTDRVTRTWEICKRRVRRTGVRHLARVLDREQVNFIDGFDALLRAYRSGAMQYGAIVAEKPGAADRPCTTAPRDDRESIA
- a CDS encoding type III polyketide synthase; amino-acid sequence: MIIDGLGTATPTHGISQSSAARIAQTLCCDNPKQSQLLSILYQRSGVNYRHSVALESSEPRSVSDRSHRVAVQAAGGRVPAAADVAVETQPVRQTFFPPASSPEDCGPTTAQRMELYERHAGRLGAQSVAKALDQSSCNAGDIDHLITISCTGFYAPGLDVSIINRCGLSPSVGRTHIGFMGCHGALNGLRVAQSLSQSNPRLRVLLCAVELCTLHQQYGWHPERVVSNALFADGAAALVARTSSSPPSGPKVIASGSTILPDSEDLMRWRIGDHGFEMTLSPRVPTVIRQSLQPWLRDWLAKHHLAIEDIRGWAIHPGGPKILQACGDALQFQRDELSISRSILAEYGNMSSPTVLFILQRLLQEPDRLPCVLLGFGPGLSIEAALIG
- a CDS encoding glycerophosphodiester phosphodiesterase family protein — protein: MDRLTVVVIVWVVIVWVVVAIAMDNVVPAQGPQIAPQAKQIDVEVERPLVNQHTSNPSTSPPRYRINTGTSGDLRRLLRYRNEPVPLVSAHRGGAGAGLPENCIATFEATLNHGYAMLEIDPRLSRDGVVVLHHDKTLDRTTTGSGPLSDLTLAQLKQLRLKDREGKVTDHHIPTLAEAFDWAKGKAILVLDAKDLSVAQRVKMIEQHQAEGFSMIIVGSVKQARECYELNPNIMMEVMVPDRQRLHEFEAAEIPWDNVVAFVGHDPTKDRGLIEMLHTRGVLTMAGTSRNLDRELVSAGRVDTIRARYEALLERGIDLIETDLPRQVWPMLFSETAVPESADSLRPVGRE